One stretch of Arachis duranensis cultivar V14167 chromosome 1, aradu.V14167.gnm2.J7QH, whole genome shotgun sequence DNA includes these proteins:
- the LOC107473736 gene encoding uncharacterized protein LOC107473736 yields MKHELLHSVARATFLSVAATSASSAAATAAVASPNLSLSSLASHEIPPSPLSSHLLPSSQSSLCRCSHRICSLWRLFHLISTRSLSSSRNHLKFQVFSEERWKGWLW; encoded by the exons ATGAAACACGAGCTTCTTCACTCCGTAGCACGAGCTACTTTTCTCTCCGTGGCTGCTACTTCTGCTTCTTCCGCCGCTGCCACTGCCGCCGTTGCATCGCCCAATCTCTCTCTGTCATCCCTTGCGTCGCACGAGATCCCTCCGTCGCCGCTCTCGTCGCATCTACTCCCATCGTCGCAGAGCTCTCTCTGCCGCTGCTCTCATCGCATCTGCTCCCTCTGGCGTCTCTTCCATCTAATCTCAACTCGCTCTCTCAGTTCTTCTCGTAACCATCTCAAATTTCAG GTTTTCTCTGAAGAAAGGTGGAAGGGATGGCTTTGGTAA